From the Prochlorococcus sp. MIT 1223 genome, the window GCCAAGCTCTATATTTTTGATAAGTTTCTACTGGTGCAGTTAAAACAAGTCTTTTTACTTTGTATGTTTTAGGAATTCTCTTCCAGATTTCATTAATTAAAACTTCTCCAGCTTTTTCAGGGGTTAGACATGTCCCTTCAAAGTTTGATTGATCAGATGCACCTATCCATCTTTTAAAATCACTGCAAATATTGTTGTTGTCTTGTAATCCTAATTTGGATACTTCATTGCCAACGGCTAGAAAAGGTTCTTGTGCTTTGCAAGACCAAACAAGGCTAGGAATTTCTCCTGGAGTTCTTGTTATGTCAGCTAAGTCAAGTAGTTTTATCTCTGAATTTAATTCACCTTGAAAGGCTACAACTGTATTTGAATTCCCTAGATCAATAGCTAATGTGCCTACTTCTTCATTAGTCCCGTTAGGTTTGATTTGTTCTGATTCCACTCTAAAGATGCCTTAATTTGAAGTTGGAAAAATATTTATTAGAAAATGTATAAAATAAATGATTCATAAATTGGATATATTTTTTAATTTCTTAAAGGAATCATTCTTTGAAGTGATTTTCGATTGCTCAGAAAATAGCTCAATGTGACAGATCTTGATTTATTATGAATGAAAATTTTAAGAACGTGATCTCAACAGGTACCAATTCTAAAGATCTTGCACAACGAGGAGAGAGCCTTATTCGTCAAGCCAGTAATCGCTATCTAACTACTGTTAGAATTGCATTTCGAGCTAAACAGAGAAGATTTGAT encodes:
- a CDS encoding DNA-directed RNA polymerase subunit omega; this encodes MISTGTNSKDLAQRGESLIRQASNRYLTTVRIAFRAKQRRFDDFDGLLEESTVKPVQRAIIELSDEQDQPDLLPG